A section of the Macaca thibetana thibetana isolate TM-01 chromosome 10, ASM2454274v1, whole genome shotgun sequence genome encodes:
- the YDJC gene encoding carbohydrate deacetylase: MSRPRVRLVVTADDFGYCPRRDEGIVEAFLAGAVTSVSLLVNGAATESAAELARRHSIPTGLHANLSEGRPVGPARRGASSLLGPEGFFLGKMGFREAVAAGDVDLPQVREELEAQLSCFRELMGRAPTHVDGHQHVHVLPGVCQVFAEALQAYGVRFTRLPLERGVGGCTWLEAPARAFACAVERDARAAVGPFSRHGLRWTDAFVGLSTCGRHMSAHRVSGALARVLEGTLAGHTLTAELMAHPGYPSVPPTGGCGEGPDAFSCSWERLHELRVLTAPTLRTRLAQDGVQLCALDDLDSKRPGEEVPREATLEPFLEPSLL; encoded by the exons ATGTCCCGCCCTCGCGTGCGCCTGGTGGTCACCGCGGACGACTTTGGTTACTGCCCGCGACGCGATGAGGGCATCGTGGAGGCCTTTCTGGCCGGGGCCGTGACCAGCGTGTCCCTGCTGGTCAACGGTGCGGCCACGGAGAGCGCGGCGGAGCTGGCCCGCAG GCACAGCATCCCCACGGGCCTCCACGCCAACCTGTCCGAGGGCCGCCCAGTGGGTCCGGCCCGCCGTGGCGCCTCGTCGCTGCTCGGCCCCGAAGGCTTCTTCCTTGGCAAGATGGGATTCCGGGAGGCGGTGGCGGCCGGAGACGTGGATTTGCCTCAG GTGCGGGAGGAGCTCGAGGCCCAACTAAGCTGCTTCCGGGAGCTGATGGGCAGGGCCCCCACGCACGTGGATGGCCACCAGCACGTGCACGTGCTCCCAG GCGTGTGCCAGGTGTTCGCCGAGGCGCTGCAGGCCTATGGGGTGCGCTTTACGCGACTGCCGCTGGAGCGCGGTGTGGGTGGCTGCACTTGGCTGGAGGCCCCCGCGCGCGCCTTCGCCTGCGCCGTGGAGCGCGACGCCCGGGCCGCCGTGGGCCCCTTCTCCCGCCACGGCCTCCG GTGGACAGACGCCTTCGTGGGTCTGAGCACTTGCGGCCGGCACATGTCCGCTCACCGCGTGTCCGGGGCCCTGGCGCGGGTCCTGGAAGGTACCCTAGCGGGCCACACGCTGACAGCCGAGCTGATGGCGCACCCCGGCTATCCCAGTGTGCCTCCCACCGGCGGCTGCGGTGAAGGCCCCGACGCTTTCTCTTGCTCTTGGGAGCGGCTGCATGAGCTGCGCGTCCTCACCGCGCCCACGCTGCGGACCCGGCTTGCCCAGGATGGCGTGCAGCTTTGCGCCCTCGACGACCTGGACTCCAAGAGGCCAGGGGAGGAGGTCCCCCGTGAGGCCACTCTGGAACCCTTCCTGGAACCCTCCCTACTCTGA